A genomic segment from Kineococcus rhizosphaerae encodes:
- a CDS encoding glycosyltransferase, whose amino-acid sequence MRISVVVPARDEETTIGACLDALAAAARHCPVPVDVVVVADRCQDRTERIARAAGVRVLLSGAGQVGAARAAGVRAARALRPVEPADEHWIASTDADSLVPAGWLGWHAQIAAADVDLLLGTVRLAGPAGAHRAWRERYAAGEWATGHVHVHGANLGVRASTYLAAGGFPALPAHEDRALADRVRALPGARVLASSRFPVTTSDRLVGRAPEGVAADLSA is encoded by the coding sequence GTGAGGATCTCCGTCGTCGTCCCGGCCCGCGACGAGGAGACGACCATCGGCGCCTGCCTCGACGCCCTGGCCGCCGCGGCCCGGCACTGCCCCGTCCCGGTCGACGTCGTCGTCGTCGCGGACCGCTGCCAGGACCGGACGGAGCGGATCGCCCGCGCCGCGGGGGTGCGCGTGCTGCTCAGCGGGGCCGGCCAGGTCGGGGCCGCGCGCGCCGCGGGGGTCCGGGCCGCCCGGGCCCTCAGGCCGGTGGAACCCGCGGACGAGCACTGGATCGCCAGCACGGACGCCGACTCCCTCGTGCCCGCCGGCTGGCTGGGCTGGCACGCGCAGATCGCCGCCGCCGACGTCGACCTGCTGCTGGGCACGGTGCGGCTGGCCGGGCCCGCCGGGGCGCACCGGGCGTGGCGGGAGCGGTACGCGGCGGGGGAGTGGGCCACGGGGCACGTGCACGTCCACGGCGCGAACCTCGGGGTCCGCGCCTCGACGTACCTGGCCGCCGGGGGTTTCCCCGCACTGCCCGCCCACGAGGACCGGGCGCTCGCCGACCGGGTCCGCGCGCTGCCCGGCGCCCGGGTGCTGGCGTCCTCCCGGTTCCCGGTGACCACGAGCGACCGGCTGGTGGGCCGTGCCCCCGAGGGGGTCGCGGCCGACCTCAGCGCGTGA